The Pelobates fuscus isolate aPelFus1 chromosome 2, aPelFus1.pri, whole genome shotgun sequence genome has a segment encoding these proteins:
- the LOC134586419 gene encoding zinc finger protein 182-like produces the protein MRSSLCLCVLEQEGRQGESRWSSCVWGTPVRSVKRLCIPEASRLFTMQASQRACITFSDVAASFSEEEWEVLEQWQRDLYSNVMQEIHTILLDLGYHIKNSKILFRIVREDDPSSRVHRECGTLVEGVAPDILLQINYQGKAVNTSELDDSDEGSIERVYQKIKVEDELDDDLMCDSQTREPSPVCEVAQLPQDLEVKPELNVIVSEPDDVINPRTPAEEMSAWKPIKVRVESRSPSSGDTPEPTRRDRTRRRKGIARKMKPVAALHDSDQNKQTEPKANEIPRVPCLFSQCESSFTDLKMTYPPADVSGDYSYTAFAKGFVEESPISFQQRGQTFIICSVCGKTFCNNSSFQVHMRTHTGERPYKCTDCEKSFIRSSHLKIHLRTHTGERPYKCSECEKSFRDNSSFARHQRIHTGEKPYQCGTCSKYFRKKSNLKDHQRTHTGERPYKCEHCDKSFHQKSNLRVHEKNHHGEDY, from the exons ATGCGCAGCTCACTTTGCCTCTGTGTTTTGGAGCAGGAGGGCAGGCAGGGTGAAAGCCG GTGGTCTAGCTGTGTCTGGGGTACCCCCGTACGGTCTGTGAAGAGGCTCTGCATTCCAGAAGCAAGCAGACTCTTCACCATGCAAGCATCTCAGCGG GCATGCATTACTTTCTCGGACGTTGCCGCCTCGTTCTCGGAGGAGGAATGGGAAGTCTTGGAGCAGTGGCAGAGGGATCTGTACTCTAATGTGATGCAGGAGATCCATACAATCCTGCTAGATCTAG GCTATCACATTAAGAATTCGAAAATTCTTTTCAGAATAGTGAGGGAGGATGACCCCAGCAGCCGTGTTCATCGGGAATGTGGGACCCTTGTGGAAG GAGTGGCTCCTGACATCCTGTTGCAGATTAATTACCAAGGGAAGGCTGTGAATACCAGTGAGCTTGATGACTCCGATGAAGGTTCGATAGAGCGAG TTTACCAGAAGATTAAAGTGGAGGATGAACTGGATGACGACTTGATGTGTGATTCCCAGACTCGAGAACCCAGCCCAG TTTGTGAAGTAGCGCAGTTGCCACAGGATCTGGAAGTGAAGCCTGAGCTGAATGTGATCGTATCGGAGCCAGATGATGTCATTAACCCCCGAACGCCAG CCGAGGAGATGTCCGCATGGAAGCCTATTAAAGTCCGGGTGGAATCTAGAAGCCCCAGCAGTGGCGATACACCAGAGCCAACCCGTAGAGACAGAACAAGGAGACGCAAAGGCATTGCTCGAAAAATGAAACCCGTGGCTGCTCTTCATGACTCTGAccaaaacaagcaaacagaacCGAAGGCGAATGAGATACCCAGAGTCCCTTGCTTGTTCTCACAGTGTGAATCCAGCTTCACCGACCTCAAAATGACTTACCCTCCTGCCGATGTATCGGGGGACTATTCATACACAGCTTTTGCAAAGGGTTTTGTTGAGGAGTCTCCTATCAGTTTCCAGCAAAGAGGACAGACATTCATTATTTGCAGCGTTTGTGGAAAAACCTTCTGTAATAACTCCAGTTTCCAGGTTCACATGAGGACACACACCGGGGAACGACCGTACAAGTGCACAGACTGTGAAAAGAGTTTCATCCGCAGCTCCCACCTAAAGATCCACTTAAGGACACACACAGGAGAACGACCCTACAAGTGCTCAGAGTGTGAGAAGAGCTTCCGAGACAATTCAAGCTTTGCCCGTCACCAACGGATTCACACAGGTGAAAAGCCATACCAGTGTGGGACTTGCAGTAAATATTTCCGGAAAAAGTCTAATCTAAAGGACCATCAGAGGACACACACGGGGGAGAGACCCTACAAGTGCGAACACTGTGATAAAAGCTTCCACCAGAAGTCTAACCTAAGGGTCCATGAAAAGAACCACCATGGGGAGGACTATTGA